In a genomic window of Nostoc sp. UHCC 0870:
- a CDS encoding LA_3751/LA_3752 family putative glycosyltransferase: protein MQLPRINLPLLVILLGVCFSLYLLSLVSDEVYFSGDGGLKALLAKQFSSGNLRFDLDLQVPSWIHSLWDNGLYPFEPPFSYKIDNRYYITFPFTFPLLTAPFYRVLGFKGFYVVPLVSTWIIWLIFYRLCQFFKLGIFMTSLALATLIFSSPLTMYSAMYWEHTLAVCLAFSGLAIIFSKGEHKFSRQDAVFSGILIGLSVWFRPEFLALAVILFVFVVISYKINLGELSLIKNNRIIFILAISITILCFFLTNKVIYNHHLGIHALQVVEEFSPRTRLAKSENIFSSMWGKFFYCFPLGYFVFVFIGFSVFSDSIKLTATMRKLLLISSLFICLAPLLLPSDGGKQWGARFLLILIPLLTLLTVLAFQATLNIKKLGFKYISSTIFVALFVIGFHINTYLGTNYSYTGNNTETIKILNFLQKDSNRMIAVAHQYVSQTFESTFNEKSFFLTKTTNDIRKLSLALDEQGYQKFIYICPAYDSCFSSPKIPDVLEVSTNQSPLRIQFAEIKKYQKYIVREATIIKQRNRTITK, encoded by the coding sequence ATGCAATTACCACGCATTAACCTACCATTGTTAGTTATTTTATTAGGAGTATGTTTTTCTTTGTATTTACTGTCGCTAGTCAGTGATGAAGTTTACTTTAGTGGAGATGGTGGACTAAAAGCATTGCTAGCGAAACAATTCAGTTCTGGAAATTTACGTTTTGATTTAGATTTGCAAGTGCCGTCTTGGATACATAGTCTTTGGGATAATGGATTATATCCTTTTGAACCACCATTTAGCTATAAAATAGATAATCGTTACTACATAACTTTTCCATTCACTTTTCCTTTATTAACAGCACCTTTTTATCGTGTTTTAGGATTTAAAGGTTTTTACGTAGTTCCTTTGGTATCTACATGGATAATTTGGTTGATTTTTTATCGCCTATGCCAATTTTTTAAGCTTGGCATATTTATGACATCTCTTGCTCTTGCTACTCTGATATTTTCCTCTCCATTGACTATGTACAGTGCAATGTATTGGGAGCATACACTTGCAGTTTGTCTGGCATTTAGTGGATTAGCAATTATATTCAGCAAAGGAGAACATAAATTTTCTCGTCAAGATGCAGTATTTAGCGGTATCTTAATTGGTTTATCAGTTTGGTTTAGACCAGAATTTTTAGCTTTAGCTGTAATTTTATTTGTCTTTGTAGTGATTTCATATAAAATTAACTTGGGTGAGTTAAGTCTTATTAAAAACAACAGGATAATATTTATTTTAGCTATTAGTATTACTATACTATGCTTTTTTCTGACAAATAAAGTTATTTATAATCATCATTTAGGCATTCATGCTTTACAAGTTGTAGAAGAGTTTTCTCCAAGAACAAGATTAGCAAAATCTGAAAATATTTTTAGTAGTATGTGGGGTAAATTCTTTTATTGCTTTCCTTTAGGATACTTTGTTTTTGTATTTATTGGCTTTTCAGTGTTTAGCGATAGCATAAAATTGACAGCGACGATGCGAAAGCTTTTGCTAATCTCAAGTTTATTTATTTGTCTAGCACCTTTACTTCTACCAAGTGACGGTGGTAAGCAATGGGGTGCGAGATTTTTATTAATTCTAATTCCATTACTTACATTATTAACAGTATTAGCTTTTCAAGCTACATTAAATATTAAAAAATTAGGCTTTAAATATATTAGTAGTACAATATTTGTGGCATTATTTGTGATTGGGTTTCATATCAATACATATCTAGGTACAAACTATTCCTATACTGGTAACAACACGGAAACTATTAAGATACTTAATTTTTTACAAAAAGACAGCAATAGAATGATAGCGGTAGCCCATCAATATGTCAGCCAAACTTTTGAATCTACTTTCAATGAAAAATCATTCTTTCTGACAAAGACAACAAATGATATTAGGAAATTAAGTCTGGCTCTAGATGAACAGGGGTATCAAAAATTTATTTATATCTGTCCTGCTTATGATTCTTGCTTTTCCTCCCCAAAAATACCTGATGTATTAGAAGTTTCTACTAATCAATCACCATTGCGTATTCAGTTTGCGGAAATTAAGAAATATCAAAAGTATATTGTTAGAGAAGCTACAATTATTAAACAGAGAAATCGAACAATAACCAAGTAA
- a CDS encoding glycosyltransferase, with protein sequence MNVNSSSALLAAPNGPLQIPDLPFASVGTIDHDIYLSLVIPTYKERDNIQNVVKILTQTLDEYIPGDYELIVVDDDSPDLTWEVAQSLASDYQQLRVMRRQGERGLSSAVIRGWQVARGRVLGVIDGDLQHPPEILTQLLSQIAQGADMAVASRHVDGGGVSSWSAIRRFLSRGAQLLGLILLPGVLGRVSDPMSGYFMVQRSSIVGATLNPVGYKILLEVIGRGNIQNIAEVGYVFCERKEGESKVTWKQYVEYIHHLIRLRLSTGGWKRLSQSVESFPMGRFLRFGLVGLSGVFVDMGILYLLSDPSTLALPLTRSKIIAGEIAIFNNFLWNDAWTLDISENSQSLCLARL encoded by the coding sequence ATGAATGTCAACTCATCCAGTGCATTATTAGCAGCTCCAAATGGCCCGTTGCAGATTCCTGATTTACCGTTTGCTAGTGTGGGAACAATTGACCACGATATTTACTTGTCTTTGGTGATTCCCACTTACAAAGAACGGGACAATATTCAGAATGTTGTCAAAATTTTGACTCAGACATTGGATGAGTATATTCCAGGGGACTATGAATTAATAGTTGTGGATGATGATAGCCCTGATTTGACTTGGGAGGTAGCCCAATCCTTAGCTAGTGATTACCAACAGTTGCGGGTGATGAGGCGGCAAGGGGAGCGGGGACTATCTTCGGCAGTAATTCGCGGGTGGCAAGTCGCTAGAGGTAGAGTTTTAGGAGTAATTGATGGAGATTTGCAGCATCCACCGGAAATTTTAACACAATTGCTCTCTCAAATTGCCCAGGGAGCAGATATGGCAGTAGCCAGCCGTCATGTAGATGGCGGTGGTGTTAGTAGTTGGAGTGCGATCAGGCGTTTCTTATCTCGTGGCGCACAATTGTTAGGGTTGATTTTGCTACCAGGAGTGTTGGGAAGAGTTTCTGACCCCATGAGTGGCTATTTTATGGTGCAACGTAGCAGTATTGTAGGGGCTACACTCAATCCCGTCGGTTACAAAATTCTCCTAGAGGTGATTGGTAGGGGTAATATCCAAAATATTGCCGAAGTAGGTTATGTATTCTGCGAGCGAAAAGAGGGTGAAAGTAAAGTTACGTGGAAGCAATATGTCGAATACATTCACCACTTAATTCGGTTGCGGTTGTCTACAGGTGGCTGGAAACGCTTGAGTCAGAGTGTAGAAAGCTTTCCGATGGGTCGATTTTTGCGGTTTGGCTTGGTGGGGCTGAGTGGGGTATTTGTCGATATGGGAATACTCTATTTACTCAGTGATCCGTCTACCTTGGCTTTACCTTTGACGCGCAGTAAAATTATTGCTGGGGAAATTGCAATTTTCAATAACTTCTTGTGGAATGATGCTTGGACATTAGACATCTCCGAAAACAGTCAAAGCCTTTGTTTGGCTAGGCTGTAG
- a CDS encoding transposase gives MSNILNYIEENPKQTQRLIGLEYEQLQQLIINGERLYHEKKALLESKKVRIIAGGGGRKPKLSISEQIILTLVYLRHLTTFQLLGIQFEVSESTANDTFNYWLPNLRELLPSSLLEQVKKNASDYEVVKEMLTEYELIVDSYEQVRERPRDNDEQKKYFSGKKSNHTFKTQMIILPDASDIVDVVAGEPGPKSDITLFREYRSEFDAKQRFKGDKAYLGEDLITTPIKKPRNQELTTEQKEQNKIFSSKRIFVEHRIRSVKIFRVVQERFRLNTRKYKQVILTICGLVRLRIRGLILPLEISAISSG, from the coding sequence ATGAGCAATATACTGAATTACATTGAAGAGAATCCTAAACAAACCCAAAGGTTAATAGGTCTGGAATATGAACAGTTACAACAATTAATCATAAATGGGGAAAGATTATATCATGAAAAAAAAGCTTTACTGGAATCTAAGAAAGTGAGAATTATTGCTGGTGGAGGAGGTCGGAAACCAAAATTATCTATTTCTGAACAAATCATTTTAACTTTAGTGTATCTCCGACATCTGACAACCTTTCAACTTCTAGGTATTCAGTTTGAAGTAAGTGAGTCTACAGCCAACGATACGTTTAACTATTGGTTGCCTAACTTGCGAGAATTACTGCCATCAAGTTTGCTTGAACAAGTAAAAAAAAACGCTTCTGACTATGAAGTAGTAAAAGAAATGCTCACAGAATATGAATTAATAGTAGATAGCTATGAACAAGTCAGAGAAAGACCTAGAGACAATGATGAACAAAAGAAATATTTTTCAGGTAAGAAGAGTAATCATACATTTAAAACTCAAATGATTATCTTACCTGATGCTAGTGATATCGTTGATGTTGTGGCAGGTGAACCTGGTCCAAAAAGCGATATAACTTTGTTCCGAGAATATCGTTCAGAGTTTGATGCCAAACAAAGATTTAAAGGAGATAAGGCATATCTTGGAGAAGATTTAATTACAACTCCAATTAAGAAACCAAGAAATCAAGAACTAACAACTGAACAGAAAGAACAGAACAAAATATTTTCATCTAAACGAATCTTTGTTGAACATCGAATACGGTCAGTCAAAATCTTTCGAGTTGTCCAAGAGAGATTTAGGTTAAATACCCGCAAATATAAGCAAGTAATTTTGACGATTTGTGGGCTAGTAAGGTTACGGATTCGAGGGCTAATATTACCATTAGAAATATCAGCTATATCATCAGGTTAA
- a CDS encoding glycosyltransferase family 39 protein, whose translation MRLYNWHSTISSRWLHPLLLLIWLIIGLSLRLTNLTAKPPWTDEFSTLVFSLGNSFLGVPLDQAIAPDILLQPLQPQPAANLHDVWTNLTHETNHPPIYFALAHLWMQFFPTQQGLVSLWGARSLAAILGAVSIPVIYVFSWISFRSRVVAHLAAVMMAVSPYAIFLAQEARHYTLAILWVIASLTCFVIATRHIQTQTQLPITIALGWLISNALGIATHYFFVLTLCTEGLVFIVLAGRQIPNNAKVFLSPPWRRIYGVVLGTFVAGIVWLPVFLQNSYGEQLTNWIQQPRQGFAWLSPFFQAFAAWVTMLYLLPVEAPQLWIVIASGLVMLIFLIWAAPILVRGLKANLQQPDTRFVTQVLMGIVVGAIALFFVFTYFLGIDLTRGARYNFVYFPAVITLLGASLAVTWRSPQGKKAVIIIWLMGFVSAVTVICNLGYQKYYRPDLFVKLVHQTSQVPILIATTQVTHVQIGEMMGIAREFRVRNINSPSPLFLLAHQDIDPNISTSTLEKTLNTLPRPFDLWLVNFHAPLGKVIKECASDTQALSGVNGYEYKIYHCASKWEKLQ comes from the coding sequence ATGCGTTTGTATAACTGGCACTCTACCATCTCATCTCGTTGGCTTCATCCTTTACTGTTGCTGATCTGGTTAATAATTGGACTCAGCTTGCGTTTAACCAACTTGACAGCCAAGCCTCCTTGGACTGATGAATTTTCTACATTGGTTTTTAGCTTAGGAAATAGTTTTTTAGGAGTACCTTTAGATCAAGCGATCGCACCTGATATATTGTTGCAACCACTGCAACCACAACCAGCTGCGAATCTTCATGATGTCTGGACAAACCTGACTCATGAAACCAATCATCCCCCCATCTACTTCGCTTTAGCCCACTTGTGGATGCAGTTCTTTCCCACACAACAGGGTTTAGTTTCTTTGTGGGGAGCGCGATCGCTAGCGGCGATTTTGGGTGCTGTATCTATCCCGGTAATTTATGTCTTTAGCTGGATTTCCTTTCGTTCCCGCGTAGTAGCTCATTTAGCGGCGGTGATGATGGCTGTGTCACCATACGCCATCTTTTTGGCACAAGAAGCCCGTCACTATACTTTGGCGATTTTGTGGGTGATTGCTTCCCTCACCTGCTTTGTGATAGCCACTCGCCACATTCAAACCCAGACACAACTACCCATCACTATCGCACTGGGTTGGCTTATAAGTAATGCCTTGGGGATTGCTACGCATTATTTTTTTGTTCTGACTTTGTGTACAGAAGGCCTAGTATTCATAGTTTTGGCTGGAAGGCAAATCCCAAATAACGCCAAAGTTTTTTTATCTCCCCCTTGGCGACGGATTTATGGTGTTGTACTGGGTACTTTCGTCGCTGGTATAGTTTGGCTACCTGTCTTTTTGCAGAATAGCTACGGTGAGCAACTGACAAACTGGATACAGCAGCCCCGTCAAGGATTTGCTTGGTTAAGTCCATTTTTTCAGGCTTTTGCAGCTTGGGTAACGATGCTTTACTTGTTACCAGTGGAAGCCCCACAGTTGTGGATTGTGATTGCTTCTGGCTTGGTAATGCTGATATTTCTCATTTGGGCAGCACCAATTTTAGTCAGGGGGTTGAAAGCAAACTTACAGCAACCAGACACTCGGTTTGTAACGCAGGTATTAATGGGAATTGTTGTAGGTGCGATCGCTTTATTTTTTGTGTTTACCTATTTTTTAGGTATAGACTTAACCAGGGGTGCGCGTTATAACTTCGTTTACTTTCCGGCTGTCATCACTTTACTGGGAGCTAGTCTAGCTGTAACTTGGCGTAGTCCCCAGGGAAAAAAAGCCGTCATCATTATTTGGCTCATGGGATTTGTGAGCGCGGTTACAGTCATCTGCAATCTTGGCTATCAGAAATATTATCGCCCTGACCTATTTGTAAAATTAGTTCACCAAACATCCCAAGTTCCGATTCTCATTGCTACTACACAGGTAACTCATGTGCAGATTGGTGAAATGATGGGCATAGCGAGAGAGTTCAGAGTCAGAAATATTAACTCTCCCTCTCCCTTATTTCTTCTAGCTCATCAAGACATAGATCCTAATATTTCCACTAGTACCTTAGAAAAAACTTTAAACACATTGCCACGTCCCTTTGATTTATGGCTGGTAAATTTTCATGCTCCTCTAGGCAAAGTAATCAAAGAATGTGCATCTGATACTCAAGCTTTGTCAGGGGTAAATGGTTATGAGTACAAAATTTATCACTGTGCTTCAAAATGGGAGAAATTGCAGTAA
- a CDS encoding pentapeptide repeat-containing protein has translation MKNLILATSVFLTTISLTNTAQAVNPEHLRQLLATKQCQNCDLTNAGLVMADLSSANLSGANLAGANLSRANLSGADLRGANLSGAGLFGVNLSAAKLGGANLASADLRNTYLANTEFTGAYVTGANFQGAVGIPLQIATADEFYAWGVAEAQKGNQKQAINYFNQAIAIKPEYAGAYLARGIARYQIFDRAGAFQDAQTAEKLFTSEQNATGMQTSQAFLKELQNPYTEKISAGKPSFFDFIGSLGSVLLQFLPF, from the coding sequence ATGAAAAATCTAATTTTAGCCACATCCGTATTTTTGACTACCATTAGTCTGACAAATACTGCCCAAGCCGTAAACCCCGAACATTTAAGACAGTTATTAGCAACAAAACAATGTCAAAACTGCGACTTAACTAATGCAGGCTTAGTCATGGCTGATTTGTCAAGTGCTAATTTAAGCGGTGCTAATCTCGCCGGTGCTAATCTTAGCCGTGCTAACTTGAGTGGTGCAGATTTGCGAGGTGCTAACTTGAGTGGTGCGGGTTTATTTGGCGTGAATTTGAGTGCAGCTAAACTGGGTGGCGCAAACCTCGCTAGTGCTGACTTGAGAAATACCTATCTAGCCAACACAGAATTTACTGGTGCTTACGTAACTGGTGCAAACTTTCAAGGTGCGGTAGGTATACCATTACAAATTGCTACAGCAGATGAATTTTATGCTTGGGGTGTAGCAGAAGCACAAAAGGGTAATCAAAAGCAAGCTATTAATTATTTTAATCAAGCGATCGCCATTAAACCAGAATACGCCGGTGCATATTTAGCACGTGGTATTGCCCGCTACCAAATATTTGATAGAGCCGGTGCATTTCAAGATGCCCAAACAGCAGAAAAACTGTTTACATCTGAGCAAAACGCCACAGGAATGCAAACAAGCCAAGCTTTTCTCAAAGAACTGCAAAACCCTTACACAGAAAAAATTAGCGCAGGTAAACCCAGTTTCTTTGACTTTATAGGCAGTCTTGGCTCAGTATTACTGCAATTTCTCCCATTTTGA
- a CDS encoding MFS transporter, translating to MLQISESILMQPWLSFSVAPTTRLPDVIIPVEPSFVFSGSQFLVALLAGTLMAIAFQLLLTNFSVAAGISTLGNDVDDGESESFGRKIRKVEAKVGAWGIITASIALFAACFLAVKLSLIDSALLGAIIGVVIWSTYFLLVAWLGSSAVGSLLGSIINTVNSGLQSLMGTATTAIGAGAAQKQAVSTAEEITAAVRRELTAGLDVESITNTLQNSLSSLPLPKLDLGEVRSQFDKILSDIDWGTIGDGDLLKNINRQTFVDLVSSRTNLSKENINQIADQLNSAWEQTFTRRNPTEQVINLLQSATPEELKSADLGERLQQLVTAGRKNGNSRNGVIKQAVQYGVSAAIPAVLDRVDIADIDVDKITNQLQKLKDKVQDIDVDKITHEIQQLRDKTTEQITERFPAPSDNTIKSDIKEYILNSFPWHFNRITIRDEFPEVIYDPQADPTNVRQQLEQLQPDDFSNWLTRRGDISEARVTEISQQMDSIRHEVLETVRQSERVEKGHKIRLHIENYLRATDKEQLNPEAIQQDFANLLAELNGEFTDFSTLLQGFDREAFVQLLLQRQDFNAEEANNIVSQLEGICNDFSNQAREKQEQATARVNQVWQRVEDYLRHTKKDELNPEGIRRDFRALLTDPEVGIQLLRSRLSQFDRDTFVKLLSQRQDLNEEQINQIIHQLESVRDNVLQAPQAVREQYDRTITAIGDYLRNTKLEELNPEGIRRDLETLLTQPKEGAEALRDRLAQVDRETLVKLLTQQGNLSEEQVNQTIDQVQEAIGNIIKTPRRLLNRTTQRVGDFTASLENYLRHTNKEELNPEGIKRDLRLLLQDPRLGVENLGDRVSKFDRSTMVALLSEREDISEEEANRIVEQIESTRNSIVQQFQQIQQKFQSAIDQIFGKIRNYLDSLERPELSYEGIRQDFAKVFDDPQVGFAALRDRLSQFDRDTLVAILSSREDISQEDANRIINQIEAARDSVLQRAERIQQETQKRIKAVQEQAKKQAEETRKTVASAAWWLFGTALSSLVASVIAGVIAVTGLSLPG from the coding sequence ATGTTGCAAATCTCGGAAAGTATTTTGATGCAGCCTTGGCTATCCTTTAGTGTAGCACCTACAACAAGATTGCCAGATGTAATAATTCCAGTAGAACCATCTTTTGTATTTTCTGGTTCTCAGTTTCTAGTAGCTTTGTTAGCTGGTACTTTAATGGCGATCGCCTTTCAATTATTGTTAACCAACTTTTCTGTAGCTGCCGGGATATCAACTTTAGGAAATGATGTAGATGATGGGGAATCAGAAAGTTTTGGTCGGAAGATTCGCAAGGTTGAAGCTAAAGTTGGTGCTTGGGGAATTATCACCGCCAGTATTGCTTTATTTGCGGCTTGTTTTTTAGCAGTTAAACTCAGCTTAATTGACAGTGCGCTGCTAGGAGCTATTATTGGCGTTGTAATTTGGTCTACCTATTTCTTATTGGTAGCGTGGTTGGGTTCTTCCGCAGTAGGTTCTTTACTTGGTTCTATCATCAACACTGTTAATTCTGGTTTGCAGTCACTGATGGGAACAGCAACCACAGCCATTGGTGCTGGTGCTGCACAAAAACAAGCGGTTTCCACGGCGGAAGAAATTACAGCCGCAGTCAGGAGAGAATTAACGGCTGGGTTGGATGTTGAAAGTATTACCAATACGCTGCAAAATTCCTTATCATCTCTACCACTGCCAAAATTAGATTTAGGAGAAGTTCGCAGTCAATTTGATAAAATATTGAGTGATATCGATTGGGGAACAATTGGTGATGGTGATTTACTCAAAAATATTAACCGTCAGACCTTTGTAGATTTAGTTAGCAGTCGCACTAACTTATCTAAAGAAAATATCAACCAAATTGCTGACCAATTAAACTCAGCTTGGGAACAAACTTTTACTCGCCGCAATCCTACAGAACAAGTAATTAACTTGTTGCAATCTGCTACTCCCGAAGAATTAAAATCGGCAGATTTAGGTGAACGACTACAACAGTTAGTTACCGCAGGTAGAAAAAATGGTAATAGCAGAAATGGTGTAATCAAGCAAGCTGTGCAGTATGGCGTAAGTGCTGCTATACCAGCAGTTTTAGATCGAGTTGATATTGCTGATATTGATGTAGATAAAATCACCAATCAACTACAAAAGTTAAAAGACAAAGTTCAAGATATCGATGTTGATAAAATCACCCACGAAATACAACAACTCAGAGATAAAACCACTGAGCAAATAACTGAGAGATTCCCCGCGCCTAGTGATAACACCATCAAATCAGATATCAAAGAGTATATCTTGAATTCTTTTCCTTGGCATTTCAATCGCATCACTATTAGAGATGAATTCCCAGAAGTTATCTACGACCCCCAAGCAGATCCGACAAATGTACGTCAGCAACTAGAACAACTCCAGCCGGATGACTTTAGCAACTGGCTGACAAGACGAGGTGATATTAGTGAAGCAAGGGTGACAGAAATCTCTCAACAGATGGATAGCATCCGCCATGAAGTTTTAGAAACTGTGCGCCAATCTGAAAGAGTCGAAAAAGGTCACAAAATCCGTCTGCATATTGAAAATTATCTGCGTGCAACTGATAAAGAACAACTGAACCCAGAGGCGATTCAGCAAGATTTTGCCAATTTATTAGCAGAATTAAATGGTGAATTCACCGATTTCAGCACTCTTTTACAAGGATTTGACCGGGAAGCTTTTGTACAGCTACTCTTGCAACGGCAAGATTTTAATGCAGAGGAAGCTAATAATATTGTTAGTCAACTCGAAGGTATCTGCAACGATTTTTCCAACCAAGCTAGAGAAAAACAAGAACAAGCTACAGCTAGAGTTAACCAAGTATGGCAAAGGGTCGAAGATTATCTGCGCCATACCAAAAAAGATGAGTTAAACCCTGAAGGTATTAGACGCGATTTTAGAGCGTTGTTGACAGATCCCGAAGTAGGAATTCAACTACTGCGATCGCGTTTATCGCAGTTTGACCGTGATACATTTGTGAAACTGCTCAGTCAGCGTCAAGATTTGAATGAAGAGCAAATCAATCAAATTATTCACCAATTAGAATCTGTCAGAGATAACGTATTACAAGCACCGCAAGCAGTACGAGAACAATACGATCGCACCATCACAGCTATTGGTGACTATCTCCGCAATACCAAACTAGAAGAACTCAACCCCGAAGGGATTAGACGCGATTTAGAAACCTTACTTACTCAGCCAAAAGAGGGTGCGGAAGCATTACGCGACAGACTAGCACAAGTTGACCGCGAAACCCTAGTTAAACTCCTCACCCAACAGGGAAACTTGAGCGAAGAGCAAGTGAATCAGACAATTGACCAAGTACAAGAGGCGATTGGGAATATAATCAAAACACCACGTCGCTTGCTAAACCGCACTACTCAAAGGGTCGGGGATTTTACAGCCAGCCTGGAAAACTATCTGCGTCACACCAATAAAGAAGAACTCAACCCCGAAGGAATCAAACGGGATTTAAGATTACTCTTGCAAGACCCCCGCTTGGGAGTAGAAAATTTAGGCGATCGCGTTTCTAAATTTGACCGTTCAACAATGGTGGCGTTATTATCTGAACGGGAAGATATCTCAGAAGAGGAAGCTAACCGGATTGTTGAGCAAATCGAATCAACACGTAACTCGATTGTCCAGCAATTCCAGCAAATCCAGCAAAAATTCCAGTCAGCCATTGACCAAATTTTTGGCAAGATTCGTAACTATCTTGATTCCCTAGAACGTCCAGAACTCAGCTATGAAGGTATTAGACAAGACTTTGCCAAAGTCTTTGATGATCCGCAAGTGGGATTTGCAGCTTTGCGCGATCGCCTGAGTCAGTTTGACCGTGATACCCTAGTAGCCATCTTGAGTTCCCGTGAGGATATCTCCCAAGAAGACGCTAACCGCATCATCAACCAAATAGAAGCAGCGCGGGATAGTGTACTGCAACGCGCCGAACGCATCCAACAAGAAACCCAAAAACGCATTAAAGCTGTCCAAGAACAAGCTAAAAAGCAAGCCGAAGAAACTAGAAAAACTGTTGCTAGTGCCGCTTGGTGGCTATTTGGTACAGCATTATCTTCTCTCGTAGCCAGTGTAATTGCTGGTGTAATAGCCGTCACAGGGTTATCTTTACCTGGCTAA